The region ATCATTATAACTTAAACTTGATGAATTATTTTGTTCATTCCGCCAATGATCAACCTTTGAAGTCTGAGGATTCAGCCTTGATAATCCGGCTCCCCAAAATCCCAACCATATCATTCCATCATTATCTTCAAGAACTGTTTTAACATAGCCAAAAGCAGAAATATTAAAATTCGGATTATTGACTTTCCAGGATTTGATTCGGTTAGTATTAAGATTTAATTCTTTTAAACCTTGTCCGTAAGTGCCAATCCATAGTTTGTCATTATTACTATTATACAAACACCAAACATTTAATGCACTCAGCTCAGCGCTCTTAATTATTGATGATTTTGAATTACTTGTTTGTACGCCAATTAGCCCGACATCTGTTCCAAACCAGATTGATTTATCTTTTGTTTGTGCAATTGCTCTTATATTATTCTCTGATAATTGAGAAACTATTTTTAAAAAATGTTCTGCTGAAATAAGATTATTAAACTTAGAGCGTTTGGGACAATAAAAATTTACAGCATTATCAGTAGCTATCCATATAACACCAGATCTATCAATAAGTAAATCATGAATCTGATTGCTTAGTAACTCCCGCTTCCCCTCATTATTATAAGTGATTCTTTCTGAGTAATCATTTGTTAAATTTATTCTGATAATACCGCCATACGTGCCAACCCATAAAATCTTTTCTCCATAAGCAGCTCCTTCAACAATTGCACTTACACTGTAGCCATATTGCAGATCAAAATTCTGAGGCAGAGGTATCTGAAGAAATATTTCGTCTTCTGTATTAAATTTTATTAAACCGTTTAAAGTGCCAATCCAGATAGTATTGTCATAAAAATCTGATTCGGTAAGATGCCAAACAGAGGTATTGATATGATCAGTAAATCTTTTGAAAGGATTGTCTGGCTGATCAGGAATAAATTTATTTAATCCCTTGTAAGTAGCAATCCAGATATTGAATTTTTTATCTTCAATAATCGAGGTTATATAATTTTCGGAAAGGGATTTAGGATTACCGGGAATATTCTGCCAATGCTCAAATTTATTTTCAGAAGGATTAAATCTATAGACTCCGTTTTTATAAGTCCCGATCCAGATCAAATTTTTACTATCCACATAAAGACATGTTATACTTATTTCTTCTGCATCATTGGAATCAATAGTCCAGTTTTCAAATTTATCAGTCTCAGGATTGTATTTGTTTAATCCGCCGGTTTTTGTTCCAATCCACAAATTTCCCGCATGATCTTCCGCCATTGCCCAGATAATATTTTCTGAAATTGAAAATCTGTCAGCAGGATTATTACGGTAAACTTTAACTTCATATCCATCGAATCTGTTTAATCCGTCATCGGTACCAAACCAGATAAAACCTGTATGATCTTGTATCAGACAATTTATAAAGTTGTTCGATAAACCGTTCATTGCAGTAAACGAACTGAACTTCATTTCCTGTGCAAAGACATCCCTGCAAAAAGAAACGCATAGTAAAACTGATAACAAAAGTTTACAAATTTTCATCTTCATTATAATTGAATCAGATTAGCTCCTGAATAAAATATATATCTCCGATTAAAAAAGAAAAGATACTTTAAAAAATTAATTTCAAAGAAAGCTTAAAAATGAACAGAATTCCTATTCACGGAAAAAACCGTTAAAAGTATTTACAAATTAAGGTATGATTTTAGTTTATTGCCCGTAGAACAATAATACCTGTATGCTTTTTAATTTTCTGTAAGTAATCGTGTAAAGTTTCAGGAGTAATCTGAACTTTAGCACCAACTAAAGGAGCATGCAAAAAATGAATTTTACCATCATCCATTTTAACTGCAATACCAACATGGTTAATATCCAATCCTTTTACAGAAGAGGTGATAGCAATTAAGTCGCCTGTCTTAATTTTATTTTCTACAGATTCAACTTTTGTTTTTGGGATGTAATAATAATTTCTTTTATTTATATCTATTTCCTGTTTACGTATAACTGGTATAAAATCAGGGTTCTCTTCCAGTTGTTTATAGTATTCAGGATTCTCTGTCATAAAACTCAGATCAAACTTTATCTGTTTACCGCCGATTTCTTTTGTTACATCTTTTACAATGTTTTTTTGTTGATTATTAAAAATCCAATCTGAAAAGTAATGTAAACGGGAAGGATATTTATCAATTTTTCCATCCCGGTATCTGACAAAAGTTAATTCGTTCTGATAATCCTGCAGTTTGGTTTTACCCTTTTCAATACAGCGTGCAAGCGTTAATGTAGTTTCTAAAAAAGTAGTGCAGTCAAGTTCTGAAAAATTAATTACCAGTTGTTCATCGCCATCTTTTTCAAGAGTATGGGCAACATATTCTGTTCCTATAAAACTTTTACCGATTTCTGCTATTATTTCATTAATTGGTTTTTTGCCAAGTTCATTTTCATCAGCAAGAGAAATTTTACTGTTAAATATTTTTATATCGTTTTCAGAAAATACCTGGGACTGGATATCCGATGAAATAAAAATAAAAGAAATCAAAATCAAAAATATTTTCATTATATTTTTCAGCATAAGCTATATAATATCTTCCTCAAAATTTGATGCGGCTGCTTGTGAATACTCCTCAAATTGCCTTGCATGTGCAAGATTTTCAAACCGTGCATATTCTTTAATGAATGCGAGTTTTATAGTTCCTGTTGGACCGTTACGCTGCTTGCCGATAATGATTTCAGCAACACCTTCATTTGATTCTCCGTTCTCATCTTTTTCAATTCCATAATATTCAGGACGATTTAAAAATATTACAACATCAGCATCCTGTTCAATGGAGCCTGATTCACGAAGATCAGAAAGCTGCGGGCGTTTATCAGATCTTGTTTCAACAGCGCGGTTTAGCTGAGCAAGTGCAATAACTGGAATGTTCAATTCTTTTGCAAGTGCTTTTAACGATCTTGATATATGTGAGATTTCTCTTTCCCGGCTTTCAGCTCTTGGAGGACCTTGCATTAATTGCAGATAGTCTATAATAATCATTCCAATACTTTTTTCTGCTTTTAATCTTCTGGCCTTTGCACGGATTTCCAGCACCGTTTGTGAAGGTGAATCATCAACATATAAAGGTGCTTCAATTAGTTTGTGTGCATTCTTACTAAGTTTAACACCTTCTTCACTAGGCAATTTTCCGGTTCTTACAAGATGAGCATTTAATCTCCCTTCAGCACAAAGCATACGGATTACTAATTGCATTGTGGACATCTCAAGACTAAAAATACCAATCGGTATTTTGTGATCAATTGCTGCATTGCGTGCTAAAGTCAGCGCAAATGCAGTTTTACCCATTGATGGTCTTGCGGCTACAATTACAAGATCAGATTTCTGAAAACCGCCAAGAATTTCATCAAGTTCATAAAAGCCAGTTGGAACTGAAAACTTTCTTTCTTTTTGAGAGTGAATTGCTTCAATATATTCAAGAGCTTCTTTTACAGCTTTATCCATAGATCGAAAAGATCTTTTAAGATGAGTTTCAGTTATCTCAAATATTTTCTGTTCAGCTTCATCAAGAATTTCAAATGCATCAAGATTTGCCTCATAAGCATTTTGCGCTATTTGATGTGATGATGAGATTAAGCCCCGTAAGATTTGTTTCTCAATCAAAAGTTTGCAATGAAATTCAACATTAGCTGCTGATGTTATATCCTGA is a window of Ignavibacterium sp. DNA encoding:
- a CDS encoding DUF1460 domain-containing protein → MKIFLILISFIFISSDIQSQVFSENDIKIFNSKISLADENELGKKPINEIIAEIGKSFIGTEYVAHTLEKDGDEQLVINFSELDCTTFLETTLTLARCIEKGKTKLQDYQNELTFVRYRDGKIDKYPSRLHYFSDWIFNNQQKNIVKDVTKEIGGKQIKFDLSFMTENPEYYKQLEENPDFIPVIRKQEIDINKRNYYYIPKTKVESVENKIKTGDLIAITSSVKGLDINHVGIAVKMDDGKIHFLHAPLVGAKVQITPETLHDYLQKIKKHTGIIVLRAIN
- the dnaB gene encoding replicative DNA helicase; the protein is MAKTKANTKTINSSSFTQNAVKPPSAPEIEAAVLGAMLIEKEAVPKVIEFLTQDSFYSHQHQLIFEAMKSLFDSSEPIDTVTVYEELKKRNQVEEIGGAVYLSKLSQDITSAANVEFHCKLLIEKQILRGLISSSHQIAQNAYEANLDAFEILDEAEQKIFEITETHLKRSFRSMDKAVKEALEYIEAIHSQKERKFSVPTGFYELDEILGGFQKSDLVIVAARPSMGKTAFALTLARNAAIDHKIPIGIFSLEMSTMQLVIRMLCAEGRLNAHLVRTGKLPSEEGVKLSKNAHKLIEAPLYVDDSPSQTVLEIRAKARRLKAEKSIGMIIIDYLQLMQGPPRAESREREISHISRSLKALAKELNIPVIALAQLNRAVETRSDKRPQLSDLRESGSIEQDADVVIFLNRPEYYGIEKDENGESNEGVAEIIIGKQRNGPTGTIKLAFIKEYARFENLAHARQFEEYSQAAASNFEEDII